A genome region from Neisseria meningitidis includes the following:
- a CDS encoding class 1 fructose-bisphosphatase, translated as MDTLTRFLPEHLQQNQLPEALGGVLLSVVSACTEINAKVRLGALAGVLGMAGTGNIQGEDQKKLDVIANNIMIDTLKANPAVAGLASEEEDSFVSAGENGRYLVLFDPLDGSSNIDVNISVGTIFSILEKPEGALATESFLQTGRQQLAAGYVLYGPQTQLVFTFGHGVYMFTLNAENEFVLTKEKPKVPESTKEFAINMSNRRHWLPPVQQYIDELLAGETGTRGKNYNMRWVASMVAEIHRILMRGGVFMYPQDKRDPSKPGKLRLMYEANPMALILEQAGASASNARQDILGIRPESLHQRVAVIMGSSEEVDYLNRLHSK; from the coding sequence ATGGACACACTGACCCGATTCCTCCCCGAACACCTGCAACAAAACCAGCTGCCCGAAGCACTCGGCGGCGTTTTACTGTCCGTTGTTTCCGCCTGCACCGAAATCAACGCCAAAGTCCGCCTCGGCGCACTGGCCGGCGTATTGGGTATGGCGGGCACGGGCAATATTCAGGGCGAAGACCAAAAAAAACTGGATGTTATCGCCAACAACATCATGATTGACACACTCAAAGCCAACCCTGCCGTTGCCGGTTTGGCAAGCGAGGAAGAAGACTCTTTCGTAAGTGCCGGTGAAAACGGACGCTATCTCGTCCTATTCGATCCTTTAGACGGATCGTCCAATATTGATGTCAACATTTCCGTCGGTACGATTTTCTCCATCCTTGAAAAACCCGAAGGCGCATTGGCAACCGAATCATTCCTTCAAACGGGCAGACAGCAGCTTGCCGCTGGTTACGTTCTTTACGGGCCTCAAACCCAGCTCGTATTCACATTCGGACACGGCGTATATATGTTCACGCTCAATGCCGAAAACGAATTTGTGCTGACAAAAGAAAAACCGAAAGTACCCGAAAGTACCAAAGAATTTGCCATCAATATGTCCAACCGCCGCCACTGGCTGCCCCCCGTCCAACAATACATCGACGAGCTCTTGGCGGGCGAAACCGGCACGCGCGGCAAAAACTACAATATGCGCTGGGTAGCCAGCATGGTTGCCGAAATCCACCGCATACTGATGCGCGGGGGCGTGTTCATGTATCCGCAAGACAAACGCGACCCGTCCAAACCCGGCAAACTGCGCCTGATGTATGAAGCCAATCCTATGGCCCTGATACTCGAACAAGCCGGCGCATCGGCAAGCAACGCCCGTCAGGACATACTCGGCATCCGTCCCGAAAGCCTGCACCAGCGCGTCGCCGTCATTATGGGCAGCAGCGAAGAAGTGGATTACCTCAACCGCCTGCATTCAAAATAA
- a CDS encoding YdcH family protein — protein MFPEYRDLISKLKQENSRFARLFDEHNELDDKITGLVNNPVTSGAETIDELKKAKLKLKDELYAILQKAAGK, from the coding sequence ATGTTCCCAGAATACCGTGATTTGATTTCCAAATTGAAACAGGAAAATTCTCGCTTCGCCCGTCTGTTCGACGAACACAACGAGCTGGACGATAAAATTACCGGTCTGGTCAACAATCCGGTTACCAGCGGTGCGGAAACCATCGATGAGCTGAAAAAAGCCAAATTGAAACTGAAAGACGAGTTGTACGCCATCCTGCAAAAAGCAGCGGGCAAATAA
- the ggt gene encoding gamma-glutamyltransferase has product MAKTYLLTALIMSMTISGCQVIHANQGKVNTHSAVITGADAHTPEHATGLTEQKQVIASDFMVASANPLATQAGYDILKQGGSAADAMVAVQTTLSLVEPQSSGLGGGAFVLYWDNTAKTLTTFDGRETAPMRATPELFLDKDGQPLKFMEAVVGGRSVGTPAIPKLMETIHQRYGVLPWGKLFDTPIRLAKQGFEVSPRLAISVEQNQQHLARYPKTAAYFLPNGVPLQAGSLLKNLEFADSVQALAAQGAKALHTGKYAQNIVSVVQNAKDNPGQLSLQDLSDYQVVERPPVCVTYRIYEVCGMGAPSSGGIAVGQILGILNEFSPNQVGYDAEGLRLLGDASRLAFADRDVYLGDPDFVPVPIRQLISKDYLKHRSQLLEQSDKALSSVSAGDFIHEWVSSQAIELPSTSHISIVDKAGNVLSMTTSIENAFGSTLMANGYLLNNELTDFSFEPIKQGKQVANRVEPGKRPRSSMAPTIVFKAGKPYMAIGSPGGSRIIGYVAKTIVAHSDWNMDIQDAISAPNLLNRFGSYELETGTTALQWQQALNDLGYKTDVRELNSGVQAIIIEPSRLVGGADPRREGRVMGD; this is encoded by the coding sequence GTGGCTAAAACATATTTATTGACTGCATTGATAATGTCTATGACAATCTCTGGATGTCAAGTCATCCATGCCAATCAAGGTAAGGTTAATACTCATTCTGCTGTCATCACAGGTGCAGACGCTCACACGCCTGAACATGCAACGGGACTGACCGAACAAAAGCAGGTGATTGCAAGTGATTTTATGGTAGCGTCAGCCAATCCATTAGCAACACAAGCTGGCTATGATATCTTAAAGCAAGGCGGTAGCGCTGCAGATGCGATGGTGGCGGTGCAGACGACACTAAGCTTGGTAGAGCCACAGTCGTCAGGCTTGGGCGGTGGTGCATTTGTGTTGTATTGGGATAATACCGCCAAAACATTGACCACATTTGATGGGCGTGAGACGGCACCGATGCGTGCGACGCCGGAATTATTTTTGGATAAAGATGGTCAACCATTGAAATTTATGGAAGCGGTGGTCGGTGGTCGCTCGGTGGGTACGCCTGCTATCCCTAAACTGATGGAGACAATACATCAGCGATACGGTGTATTGCCTTGGGGAAAATTATTTGATACACCGATCCGCTTGGCAAAACAAGGCTTTGAGGTGTCGCCAAGGCTTGCCATCTCGGTTGAGCAAAATCAGCAGCATTTGGCACGCTATCCAAAAACAGCCGCTTATTTTTTGCCGAATGGTGTGCCGCTACAAGCAGGCAGCTTGCTGAAAAATTTAGAATTTGCTGACAGTGTTCAGGCGTTAGCAGCTCAAGGTGCAAAAGCTCTGCATACTGGTAAATATGCCCAAAATATCGTTTCAGTTGTCCAAAATGCTAAGGATAACCCCGGTCAATTATCCTTACAAGATTTATCTGATTATCAAGTGGTGGAACGCCCGCCTGTTTGTGTGACTTATCGTATTTATGAAGTATGCGGTATGGGTGCACCAAGCTCAGGAGGGATTGCTGTGGGTCAGATTTTGGGGATTTTAAATGAATTTTCACCCAATCAGGTGGGGTATGATGCCGAAGGTTTACGTCTCTTGGGCGACGCTTCTAGGCTTGCGTTTGCGGATCGTGATGTATATTTGGGCGACCCTGATTTTGTACCAGTACCCATTCGCCAGTTGATTTCTAAAGACTACCTAAAACATCGCAGCCAGCTGCTTGAGCAGTCGGATAAGGCATTGTCTAGCGTATCTGCAGGCGATTTTATTCATGAGTGGGTGTCCTCACAAGCGATTGAGTTACCTTCTACCAGTCATATATCAATTGTGGATAAGGCGGGCAATGTGCTATCAATGACGACTTCCATTGAAAATGCGTTTGGCTCAACTTTGATGGCAAATGGCTACCTGCTGAATAATGAGCTGACAGACTTTAGTTTTGAGCCAATAAAGCAGGGCAAACAGGTCGCCAATCGTGTCGAGCCCGGCAAGAGACCACGCTCCTCAATGGCACCAACCATCGTATTTAAAGCAGGCAAGCCTTATATGGCAATCGGCTCCCCAGGTGGTAGCCGTATCATTGGCTATGTCGCTAAGACGATTGTGGCACATAGTGACTGGAATATGGATATCCAAGATGCCATCAGTGCACCCAATTTATTAAATCGCTTTGGTAGCTATGAACTAGAAACGGGTACAACCGCCCTCCAGTGGCAACAAGCATTAAATGATTTGGGCTATAAGACTGACGTGCGTGAGCTAAATTCAGGTGTTCAAGCCATTATTATCGAGCCAAGCAGGCTGGTTGGTGGTGCCGATCCACGCCGAGAAGGTCGAGTGATGGGTGATTAG
- the glyA gene encoding serine hydroxymethyltransferase, producing the protein MFSKSVTLAQYDPDLAAAIAQEDQRQQDHVELIASENYVSCAVMEAQGSQLTNKYAEGYPGKRYYGGCEYVDIVEQLAIDRVKKLFGAQYANVQPHSGSQANQAVYASVLKPGDTILGMSLAHGGHLTHGASVNISGKLYNAVTYGLDENEVLDYAEVERLALEHKPKMIVAGASAYALQIDWAKFREIADKVGAYLFVDMAHYAGLVAGGEYPNPVPFCDFVTTTTHKTLRGPRGGVILCRDNTHEKALNSSIFPSLQGGPLMHVIAAKAVAFKEALQPEFKQYAKQVKINAAAMAEELVKRGLRIVSGRTESHVFLVDLQPMKITGKAAEAALGKAHITVNKNAIPNDPEKPFVTSGIRIGSAAMTTRGFNEADARVLANLVADVLSNPEDEANLAKVREQVTALCNKYPVYGA; encoded by the coding sequence ATGTTTTCAAAAAGCGTTACCCTCGCACAATATGACCCCGATTTGGCAGCAGCCATTGCCCAAGAAGACCAACGCCAGCAAGACCACGTCGAGCTGATTGCCTCTGAAAACTACGTCAGCTGCGCCGTAATGGAAGCGCAAGGTTCCCAGCTGACCAACAAATACGCCGAAGGCTACCCCGGCAAACGCTACTACGGCGGCTGCGAATACGTCGATATTGTCGAACAATTGGCGATTGACCGCGTCAAAAAACTGTTCGGCGCGCAATACGCCAACGTCCAACCGCACTCCGGCTCGCAAGCCAACCAAGCCGTGTACGCTTCCGTTTTAAAACCAGGCGACACCATTTTGGGTATGTCTCTGGCGCACGGCGGCCACCTGACCCACGGCGCGAGCGTTAATATCTCAGGCAAACTCTACAACGCTGTTACTTATGGTTTGGATGAAAACGAAGTGCTCGATTATGCCGAAGTCGAACGCCTCGCGCTCGAACACAAACCCAAAATGATTGTGGCGGGTGCGTCTGCCTACGCGTTGCAAATCGACTGGGCAAAATTCCGCGAAATCGCCGATAAAGTCGGCGCATACCTCTTTGTCGATATGGCGCACTATGCCGGTCTGGTTGCCGGCGGCGAATATCCCAATCCCGTGCCGTTCTGCGACTTCGTTACCACCACCACCCACAAAACCCTGCGCGGTCCTCGCGGCGGCGTAATTTTGTGCCGCGACAATACCCACGAAAAAGCGTTGAACTCTTCCATCTTCCCAAGCCTGCAAGGTGGCCCGCTGATGCACGTTATCGCCGCCAAAGCCGTGGCGTTTAAAGAAGCATTGCAACCCGAGTTCAAACAATACGCAAAACAAGTGAAAATCAATGCAGCCGCCATGGCGGAAGAGTTGGTTAAACGCGGTTTGCGCATCGTTTCCGGCCGCACCGAAAGCCACGTTTTCCTCGTTGACCTGCAACCGATGAAAATTACCGGCAAAGCCGCCGAAGCTGCTTTGGGCAAAGCGCACATCACTGTCAACAAAAACGCCATCCCGAATGATCCGGAAAAACCCTTCGTTACCTCCGGCATCCGCATCGGTTCCGCCGCCATGACCACACGCGGTTTTAACGAAGCCGACGCGCGCGTATTGGCGAACTTGGTTGCCGACGTATTGTCTAACCCCGAAGACGAAGCCAACCTCGCCAAAGTCCGCGAACAAGTAACTGCTTTGTGCAATAAATACCCCGTTTACGGCGCGTAA
- a CDS encoding IS5 family transposase, translated as MSTFFRQTAQAMIAKHIDRFPLLKLDQVIDWQPIEQYLNRQKNRYLRDHRGRPAYPLLSMFKAVLLGQWHSLSDPELEHSLITRIDFNLFCRFDELIIPDYSTLCRYRNWLAQDDTLSELLKLINCQLTEKGLKIEKASAAVVDATIIQTAGSKQRQAIEVDEEGQISGQTTPSKDSDARWIKKNGLYKLGYKQHTRTDAEGYIEKLHITPANAHECKHLSPLLEGLPEGTTVYADKGYDSAENRQHLEEHQLLDGIMRKACRNRPLSEVQTKRNRYLSKTRYVVEQSFGTLHRKFRYARAAYFGLIKVSAQSHLKAMCLNLLKAANRLSAPAAA; from the coding sequence ATGAGCACCTTCTTCCGGCAAACCGCACAAGCCATGATTGCCAAACACATCGACCGTTTCCCGCTATTGAAGTTGGACCAGGTGATTGATTGGCAGCCGATCGAACAATACCTGAACCGTCAAAAAAACCGTTACCTTAGAGACCACCGCGGCCGTCCCGCCTACCCTCTGCTGTCCATGTTCAAAGCCGTCCTGCTCGGACAATGGCACAGCCTCTCCGATCCCGAACTCGAACACAGCCTCATCACCCGCATCGATTTCAACCTGTTTTGCCGTTTCGACGAACTGATCATCCCCGATTACAGTACCTTATGCCGCTACCGCAACTGGCTGGCGCAAGACGACACCCTGTCCGAATTACTCAAACTGATTAACTGCCAACTGACCGAAAAAGGCCTAAAAATAGAGAAAGCATCCGCCGCCGTCGTTGATGCCACCATTATCCAGACCGCCGGCAGCAAACAGCGTCAGGCCATAGAAGTTGACGAAGAAGGACAAATCAGCGGTCAAACCACACCGAGTAAGGACAGCGATGCCCGTTGGATAAAGAAAAACGGCCTCTACAAACTCGGTTACAAACAACATACCCGTACCGATGCGGAAGGCTATATCGAGAAACTGCACATTACTCCCGCCAATGCCCATGAGTGCAAACACCTGTCGCCGTTGTTGGAAGGGTTACCCGAAGGTACGACCGTCTATGCCGACAAAGGCTACGACAGTGCGGAAAACCGGCAACATCTGGAAGAACATCAGTTGTTGGACGGCATTATGCGCAAAGCCTGCCGCAACCGCCCGCTGTCGGAAGTGCAAACCAAACGCAACCGATATTTGTCGAAGACCCGTTATGTGGTTGAACAGAGCTTCGGTACGCTGCACCGTAAATTCCGCTACGCTCGGGCAGCCTATTTCGGACTGATTAAAGTGAGTGCGCAAAGCCACCTGAAAGCGATGTGTTTGAACCTGTTGAAAGCGGCCAACAGGCTAAGTGCGCCCGCTGCCGCCTAA
- the opc gene encoding autotransporter adhesin Opc, whose amino-acid sequence MKKTVFTCAMIALTGTAAAAQELQTANEFTVHTDLSSISSTRAFLKEKHKAAKHIGVRADIPFDANQGIRLEAGFGRSKKNIINLETDENKLGKTKNVKLPTGVPENRIDLYTGYTYTQTLSDSLNFRVGAGLGFESSKDSIKTTKHTLHSSRQSWLAKVHADLLSQLGNGWYINPWSEVKFDLNSRYKLNTGVTNLKKDINQKTNGWGFGLGANIGKKLGESASIEAGPFYKQRTYKESGEFSVTTKSGDVSLTIPKTSIREYGLRVGIKF is encoded by the coding sequence ATGAAAAAAACAGTTTTTACATGTGCCATGATTGCCCTGACCGGTACTGCCGCCGCTGCACAAGAGCTTCAAACCGCTAATGAGTTTACCGTCCACACCGACCTCTCTTCCATTTCTTCAACTCGTGCTTTCCTGAAAGAAAAACACAAAGCTGCCAAACACATCGGCGTACGTGCTGATATTCCTTTTGATGCCAACCAAGGCATCCGCTTGGAAGCCGGTTTCGGGCGCAGCAAAAAAAATATTATTAATTTGGAAACAGATGAGAACAAGCTGGGTAAGACTAAAAATGTAAAACTGCCCACCGGCGTTCCTGAAAACCGTATCGATCTTTACACAGGCTACACCTACACCCAAACGTTAAGTGATTCTTTAAATTTCCGTGTGGGTGCCGGCTTGGGTTTTGAATCTTCAAAAGACAGCATTAAAACCACCAAGCATACGCTTCACAGCAGCCGTCAGTCGTGGTTAGCCAAAGTTCACGCGGATTTGCTTTCCCAACTGGGTAACGGCTGGTATATCAACCCTTGGTCTGAAGTGAAATTTGACCTCAATTCCCGCTATAAATTAAACACCGGCGTTACCAATCTCAAAAAAGACATCAATCAAAAAACCAACGGCTGGGGCTTTGGATTGGGTGCAAATATTGGTAAAAAACTGGGCGAATCCGCCAGCATCGAGGCGGGGCCGTTCTACAAACAACGCACTTACAAAGAATCCGGCGAGTTTAGTGTAACAACCAAGAGCGGCGACGTATCGCTCACCATCCCGAAAACCAGTATTCGTGAATACGGCTTGCGCGTCGGCATAAAATTCTGA